A single window of Nicotiana sylvestris chromosome 3, ASM39365v2, whole genome shotgun sequence DNA harbors:
- the LOC138887108 gene encoding uncharacterized protein, which produces MPELPRLEWKGSSVSTSSRVISFLKARHMVKKGCFAYLAYVRDTTIESPMIDSVPVVREFTDVFPSDLYGMPPDRDIDFCIDLDLGTQPISIPPYRISLKQLKEQLEELLAKGFVRPNKANVVADAMSRKAKSMGSLAFISAEERPLALDIQSLANRLVSLRERIIEEAHSSQYSIHPVTMKMYSDLRQHYWWRRMKKNIVELTKSAHFIPVVSTYTTERLAHIYIREIVQLHGVPVSIISDRGPQFTSHFWRAIQSELRTHVELSTTFHPQTDRKSEQTVQLLEDMLRVCAIDFGGQWDYFLPLAEFTYNNSYQSSIERTPFEALYGRQCHSPIGWFEPGDALYGIDLVKDALEKLDESLGYEEEPVAIIDRQDCQLRSKRISVVKVQWRGQPVDEVTWEFEEDMQSKCPCLFGTSGSTIVVFCIFYDFP; this is translated from the exons ATGCCAGAGTTGCCAAGgttagagtggaagggttcctcagttagtacatctagtcgggtgatctcttttctgaaggctcgacatatggtaaAGAAGGGTTGCTTTGCGTATCTAGcctatgttcgggacaccactatagagtctccgatgattgattcagtACCAGTAGTCCGGGAGTTCACCGATGTATTTCCTTCTGACCTTTatggcatgccaccagatcgtgatattgatttctgtattgatttggatCTAGGTACCCAGCcaatatctattccaccatatcgtatttCTTTGAAacagttgaaggagcagcttgaggagttgttagcaaaggggtttgttagaccaa acaaggcaaatgtggtcgcggatgccaTGAGTAGGAAAGCAAAGAGTATGGgcagcttggcattcatttcagcggaggagagaccactagctttggacattcaatccttggctaatagacttgtgag CTTGAGGGAGAGGATTATAGAGGAGGCACATAGTTCacaatattccattcatccagttACTATGAAGATGTATAGTgacttgagacagcattattggtggcggcggaTGAAGAAAAACATCGTTga gttgaccaagtcggcacactttattcCAGTGGTGAGTACTTATACTACAGAGAGGTTGGCACATATCTACATTCGAGAGATAGTTCAGTTGCACGGTGTGCCCGTTtctatcatatcagatagaggccctcagttcacttcacatttttggagagctaTTCAGAGTGAGTTGAGGACCCATGTGGAGCTcagcacaacattccatcctcagaccgacaGAAAGTCGGAGCAAACAGTTCAgcttttggaggacatgcttagagtaTGTgcgattgactttggaggacagtgggattatttcttgcctttggccgagtttacttacaacaatagttatcagtccagcatcgagaggactccatttgaggctttatacggCCGGCAATGTCATTCTcctattgggtggtttgagcccggtgatgCTTTATATGGTATAGATTTGGTGaaagatgccttagaaaag ctggatgagagtttgggttatgaggaggagccagttgccattattgataggcaGGATTGCCAGTTGAGATCTAAGAGGATTTCTGtggtaaaggtccagtggaggggccaaccagtagatgaggtgacctgggagtttgaggaggacatgcagagcaAATGTCCATGCTTATTCggcacttcag GAAGTACGATAGTggtattttgtatattctacgaTTTTCCATAG